From the genome of Novosphingobium sp. TH158, one region includes:
- a CDS encoding SDR family NAD(P)-dependent oxidoreductase: protein MDERFIGKAAIVTGAARGIGLAIAEELAGKGACVLLADIDGAEAGQQAQRLASGGARAVGTSCDVGVEAEVERCVATALSAFGRIDMVVNNAGIMIFKPIEAWSAADWLDLLRIDLIGAAMFTREAFRHMGEGGGVIVNVASVHALRTSANAAPYAAAKAALLSLTRSSAIEGKARNIRANAVLPGAVETAMLRSNPNVRSGEEVIEEADLGQPQDIARAVAFLASEEAAFISGAALVVDGGRMARL, encoded by the coding sequence ATGGACGAGCGGTTCATCGGCAAGGCAGCAATCGTGACCGGCGCGGCGCGCGGGATCGGTCTTGCGATTGCCGAGGAACTGGCTGGGAAGGGAGCCTGTGTGCTGCTGGCGGATATCGACGGCGCAGAGGCCGGGCAGCAGGCACAGCGCCTTGCCTCTGGCGGTGCGCGTGCTGTCGGCACCTCTTGCGATGTCGGGGTGGAGGCCGAGGTGGAGCGCTGCGTTGCAACTGCGCTATCTGCCTTCGGGCGGATCGACATGGTGGTGAACAATGCCGGGATCATGATCTTCAAGCCAATCGAAGCGTGGAGCGCCGCTGACTGGCTGGACCTGTTGCGCATCGACCTGATCGGTGCCGCGATGTTCACGCGAGAAGCCTTCCGGCACATGGGGGAAGGGGGCGGGGTGATTGTCAACGTCGCCTCGGTCCATGCCCTTCGCACAAGCGCGAATGCCGCGCCTTATGCTGCCGCCAAGGCTGCCTTGCTCTCGCTGACCCGCAGCAGCGCGATCGAGGGAAAAGCACGCAATATCCGCGCCAATGCGGTGCTTCCGGGGGCGGTGGAGACTGCGATGTTGCGCAGCAATCCCAATGTGCGCTCCGGCGAAGAGGTGATTGAGGAGGCCGATCTTGGCCAGCCTCAGGATATTGCCCGGGCGGTTGCCTTCCTGGCATCCGAAGAAGCCGCTTTCATCAGTGGCGCCGCCCTCGTGGTCGATGGCGGCAGGATGGCGCGGCTCTGA
- a CDS encoding 2-dehydro-3-deoxy-6-phosphogalactonate aldolase, protein MTALSRLMDRLGECPIIAILRGLTPQEALPIGNALVETGIRVIEVPLNAPRALDSIEILAKEFGAAAVIGAGTVLEPADVARIAAAGGELVVSPCVDEQVIAATGKAGMVSCPGYFTPTEGLRAIAAGAHLLKLFPAQAAGPAMLKAQLEIFPPGFPVLAVGGVTPADMPAYLAAGARGFGLGSSLYRPGATPAEVSASARAFVTGLERDR, encoded by the coding sequence GTGACCGCGCTCTCCCGCCTGATGGACAGGCTGGGAGAGTGCCCGATCATCGCCATCCTTCGCGGCTTGACCCCGCAGGAAGCCCTGCCGATCGGCAATGCGCTGGTGGAGACCGGCATCAGGGTCATCGAGGTTCCGCTGAACGCTCCTCGGGCGCTCGACAGTATCGAAATCCTGGCAAAGGAGTTCGGAGCGGCCGCGGTGATCGGCGCAGGGACGGTTCTGGAACCGGCGGATGTCGCGCGCATTGCTGCGGCAGGCGGGGAACTGGTGGTATCGCCCTGCGTCGATGAGCAGGTCATTGCGGCCACCGGCAAGGCCGGGATGGTCTCCTGCCCCGGATATTTCACGCCGACGGAAGGCCTTCGCGCCATTGCCGCCGGCGCGCACCTGCTGAAGCTGTTCCCGGCGCAAGCTGCAGGACCGGCCATGCTGAAGGCGCAACTGGAAATCTTCCCGCCCGGCTTCCCCGTCCTGGCGGTAGGTGGGGTCACGCCTGCTGACATGCCCGCCTATCTTGCTGCGGGCGCACGCGGGTTCGGACTGGGATCGAGCCTGTACCGTCCCGGCGCAACCCCGGCCGAGGTTTCGGCCTCTGCCCGCGCCTTTGTTACGGGCCTGGAAAGGGATCGCTGA
- a CDS encoding family 1 glycosylhydrolase: MPAVRDGLQLWGGAECTVNRTHEGYRDQLHRTGHHDRAEDFALLGELGISAYRLPVLWERVAPDGPESCDWTWSDARIDALTNLGIAPIVGLVHHGSGPEHTSLLDPAFASGLARYARQVAERYPGIRDWTPVNEPLTTARFSALYGHWYPHLRDEPQFWLALLNQIDGVRMAMAAIREVIPDARLIQTEDLGRTYATGRLADQAGFDNARRWMSLDLLAGRVLPGHALWDYLCGFGLGSQLEQLASDPCAPDIIGINHYLTSDRFLDHRTERYPGHLCGSNGRQDYADVCAIRVLSPAPSGLEGALREAWRRYGLPLAVTEVHNGCTRDEQLRWTLEAWSCARRLRQEGMDIRAVTAWALFGSRDWNQLLTADGNYEAGAFDTRGNTPRMTALGKLLARIDDGPAIHPAIQSDGWWRRDIRFHHPQVMRPAPLHRWLSGGNDLQAAGELLIVGATGTLGQALAAACRHRNLAHRLVGREVMDLNDAAMIGQALDRYRPCAVLNAAGWVRVDDAESEGPACHAANAEGAERLARLCAARGIPTVSFSSDLVFPNCEGQGWREGDQPAPLNTYGKSKHRMEQAIARLSGDHLVIRTAAFFSPFDPHNFAVHVVESLREATEVQAARDAVVSPTYVPDLCDAVLDLLIDGETGLWHLSNGEGISWFDFARRIARECGFDEAMVHAVTGEELGWKAPRPANCTLLSERGSPMPSLDSAIARFALHLV, encoded by the coding sequence ATGCCAGCCGTGCGAGACGGACTGCAGCTGTGGGGCGGTGCAGAGTGCACCGTCAACCGCACCCACGAGGGATATCGCGATCAGTTGCACCGGACCGGCCACCATGACCGCGCCGAGGACTTTGCCCTGCTTGGCGAGCTTGGCATCTCTGCCTACCGCCTGCCGGTGCTTTGGGAGCGCGTCGCACCGGACGGTCCCGAAAGTTGCGACTGGACCTGGAGCGACGCGCGGATTGACGCCCTGACCAACCTTGGCATCGCGCCGATCGTCGGGCTGGTCCATCATGGCAGCGGACCTGAACATACATCGCTGCTCGATCCGGCCTTCGCCAGCGGACTTGCCCGCTATGCCCGACAAGTCGCCGAGCGCTATCCCGGTATCCGCGACTGGACCCCGGTCAACGAACCGCTCACGACCGCGCGCTTTTCCGCGCTCTATGGCCACTGGTATCCGCACCTGCGCGACGAACCCCAATTCTGGCTGGCCTTGCTTAACCAGATCGACGGGGTTCGCATGGCCATGGCCGCAATCCGTGAGGTTATACCCGATGCGCGACTGATCCAGACCGAGGATCTTGGCCGGACCTATGCCACCGGCCGGCTTGCCGACCAGGCCGGCTTCGATAATGCCCGGCGCTGGATGAGCCTTGACCTGTTGGCAGGACGCGTGCTCCCGGGGCATGCCTTGTGGGATTATCTGTGCGGGTTCGGGCTCGGCTCGCAACTGGAACAACTGGCCAGTGACCCGTGCGCGCCCGACATCATTGGCATCAATCACTACCTGACCAGCGACCGCTTCCTCGATCACCGCACGGAACGCTATCCCGGCCATCTTTGCGGCAGCAACGGGCGGCAGGACTATGCCGACGTCTGCGCCATCCGTGTCCTGTCACCCGCGCCCTCGGGGCTGGAGGGCGCGCTGCGCGAAGCATGGCGGCGCTATGGCCTGCCGCTGGCGGTGACCGAGGTGCACAATGGCTGCACGCGTGACGAGCAATTGCGCTGGACGCTGGAGGCGTGGTCCTGCGCCCGGCGCCTTCGGCAGGAAGGCATGGATATCCGGGCGGTGACGGCATGGGCGCTGTTCGGCAGCCGCGACTGGAACCAGCTTCTGACTGCCGACGGAAACTACGAAGCCGGCGCCTTCGACACCCGGGGCAACACGCCGCGCATGACTGCGCTTGGCAAATTGCTGGCCCGCATCGACGATGGCCCCGCTATCCATCCTGCTATTCAAAGCGACGGCTGGTGGCGACGCGACATTCGGTTTCACCACCCGCAGGTGATGCGACCCGCACCGCTGCATCGCTGGCTCTCGGGTGGGAACGATCTGCAAGCTGCGGGCGAGCTCCTGATCGTCGGAGCCACCGGCACTCTCGGTCAGGCGCTGGCGGCGGCCTGCCGGCACCGCAACCTTGCCCATCGCCTCGTCGGGCGCGAAGTGATGGACCTTAACGATGCAGCCATGATCGGGCAGGCACTTGACCGCTATCGACCCTGTGCCGTGCTGAATGCCGCTGGCTGGGTGCGGGTGGACGATGCCGAATCCGAAGGCCCGGCCTGCCATGCCGCCAACGCGGAGGGAGCAGAGCGATTGGCCCGGCTGTGCGCGGCGCGCGGCATTCCGACCGTCAGCTTCTCGAGCGACCTGGTGTTTCCCAACTGCGAGGGGCAGGGCTGGCGCGAGGGCGACCAGCCTGCCCCGCTCAACACCTATGGCAAGAGCAAGCATCGCATGGAGCAGGCCATTGCCCGGCTTTCGGGCGACCACCTTGTGATCCGGACGGCGGCGTTCTTCTCGCCGTTCGATCCGCACAACTTCGCGGTCCATGTCGTGGAGAGCCTGCGCGAGGCGACGGAGGTGCAGGCGGCTAGGGATGCCGTGGTATCACCCACCTATGTGCCCGACCTTTGCGATGCCGTGCTGGACCTGCTGATCGATGGGGAGACGGGCCTCTGGCACCTGAGCAATGGCGAGGGGATTTCGTGGTTCGACTTTGCCCGGCGCATCGCCCGCGAATGCGGGTTTGATGAAGCGATGGTACATGCAGTGACCGGCGAAGAACTGGGCTGGAAAGCCCCGCGCCCTGCCAATTGCACGCTGTTGAGCGAGCGCGGATCGCCCATGCCCAGCCTGGACAGTGCGATCGCGCGCTTCGCCTTGCATCTCGTCTAG
- a CDS encoding membrane lipoprotein lipid attachment site-containing protein, giving the protein MKRTTFAFCAATALAGCTTGYGYGYDDSWGYYDRGYYDRYGSYDYNRPDPAYGGYYADSYYRADRRYRERYLSSGDRIYRGRDGRYYCRRSDGTTGLIVGGLAGGILGNIIAPGDSKTLGTVLGALGGAAAGAAIDRNQRVRCR; this is encoded by the coding sequence ATGAAAAGAACGACATTCGCGTTTTGCGCGGCGACGGCGCTTGCCGGTTGCACCACCGGTTATGGCTATGGCTATGACGATAGCTGGGGCTACTATGATCGCGGCTATTACGATCGCTATGGCTCCTATGACTATAACCGCCCTGACCCGGCCTATGGCGGCTATTACGCCGATTCCTATTACCGCGCAGACCGCCGCTATCGCGAACGCTACCTGTCGAGCGGCGACCGCATCTATCGCGGGCGTGACGGGCGCTATTACTGCCGCCGTTCGGACGGAACGACCGGCCTGATCGTCGGCGGTCTTGCTGGCGGGATACTCGGCAACATTATCGCCCCGGGCGATTCCAAGACGCTGGGAACGGTGCTTGGCGCGCTTGGCGGCGCTGCGGCGGGCGCGGCAATCGACCGGAACCAGCGGGTCCGCTGTCGCTAG
- a CDS encoding superoxide dismutase: protein MFQLPELEYDEGALEPHISRRTMEFHHGKHHRAYVEGLNAAIAGTRFETMSLEAIIIACASSDSPEERKIFNNAGQHWNHSFFWKCMRPGAGGQPVGPVATLLGDAFGGLPEFREQFIQHGKAHFGSGWLWLVMADDGLEICTTHDADTPFVEGKLPLLVCDLWEHAYYLDYQNQRAEFLARFIDQLADWRFVADALERAGLLVPDEAEAVVMPADATGNN from the coding sequence ATGTTTCAGCTGCCCGAACTGGAGTACGACGAAGGCGCACTGGAGCCGCACATTTCGCGGCGGACCATGGAATTCCATCACGGCAAGCACCATCGTGCCTATGTCGAGGGGCTCAATGCGGCCATCGCAGGAACGCGTTTCGAAACGATGTCGCTTGAGGCGATCATCATTGCCTGTGCCTCGAGTGACAGCCCTGAAGAGCGAAAGATCTTCAACAACGCCGGCCAGCACTGGAACCACAGCTTCTTCTGGAAATGCATGAGGCCGGGCGCCGGTGGCCAGCCTGTCGGCCCGGTGGCGACCCTGCTGGGCGATGCCTTTGGCGGACTGCCGGAATTCCGTGAGCAGTTCATCCAGCACGGCAAAGCGCATTTCGGTTCTGGCTGGCTCTGGCTCGTCATGGCTGACGATGGCCTTGAAATCTGCACCACGCACGATGCCGACACGCCGTTTGTCGAGGGCAAGCTGCCGCTGCTGGTGTGCGACCTGTGGGAGCACGCCTATTACCTCGATTACCAGAACCAGCGCGCCGAATTCCTCGCCCGCTTCATCGATCAACTGGCCGACTGGCGCTTCGTCGCAGATGCGCTTGAACGGGCGGGCCTGCTTGTCCCCGACGAAGCCGAGGCGGTGGTCATGCCTGCCGATGCTACGGGGAACAACTGA
- a CDS encoding family 1 glycosylhydrolase — MRRRAAIQAFMFSTGIENSVPTIDGGRTRVDEMEVCGHYERWREDFELTKSMGIGFLRYGPPIHRTWLGPGKYDWEFADITFAELRRLGIIPIVDLCHFGLPDWLGNFQNGDFPELFAVYSEAFAARFPWVQLYTPVNEMFICAMFSAQYGWWNEQLSDDTSFVTALKHIVRANVLAMRAILMRRADAIFIQSESSEYFHAENPSAIKTAELLNSKRFLSLDLNYGRRVDSEMYEYLFDNGMTREEYHFFIDNRLKQHCIMGNDYYRTNEHRVHGDGTTSASGEVFGYDEITRQYYHRYGLPVMHTETNLNEGPLGTEPSDWLWKQWANVLRVRNDGVPIVGFTWYSLTDQVDWDTALRERNGRVNPLGLFDLDRKIRKVGEEYKRLIAAWCNVLPTQSVCLKVPVLSIEEFGTRHARELEAEAREFLNRPQTTASLHEHG; from the coding sequence ATGCGAAGGAGAGCCGCGATCCAGGCCTTCATGTTCAGCACCGGGATCGAGAACAGCGTCCCCACCATCGATGGCGGGCGCACCCGCGTGGACGAAATGGAAGTATGCGGCCATTACGAGCGGTGGCGCGAGGATTTCGAGCTCACCAAGTCAATGGGCATCGGCTTCCTGCGCTATGGCCCGCCGATCCACCGTACCTGGCTCGGGCCGGGAAAGTACGACTGGGAATTCGCCGACATCACCTTTGCTGAGCTGCGCCGTCTTGGCATCATTCCTATTGTCGACCTTTGCCATTTCGGCTTGCCCGACTGGCTGGGCAATTTCCAGAACGGCGATTTCCCGGAGCTTTTCGCAGTTTATAGCGAGGCCTTTGCCGCCCGCTTTCCCTGGGTTCAGCTCTACACGCCGGTGAACGAGATGTTCATCTGCGCCATGTTCTCGGCGCAATACGGCTGGTGGAACGAACAGCTTTCCGACGACACCAGCTTCGTCACCGCGCTCAAGCACATTGTCAGGGCCAACGTGCTGGCCATGCGTGCGATCCTGATGCGACGGGCCGATGCGATCTTCATCCAGAGCGAGTCATCGGAATACTTCCACGCCGAGAACCCGTCGGCGATCAAGACGGCCGAACTGCTCAATTCCAAGCGCTTCCTTTCGCTCGACCTGAACTATGGCCGGCGCGTCGATTCCGAGATGTACGAGTACCTCTTCGACAACGGGATGACCCGCGAGGAATACCACTTCTTCATCGACAACCGCCTGAAGCAGCACTGCATCATGGGCAACGACTATTACCGCACCAACGAGCACCGCGTCCATGGCGATGGCACGACCAGCGCTTCGGGCGAGGTCTTCGGCTATGACGAAATCACCCGGCAGTATTACCACCGCTATGGCCTGCCGGTGATGCACACGGAAACCAATTTGAACGAAGGGCCGCTGGGGACGGAACCTTCGGACTGGTTGTGGAAGCAATGGGCAAACGTGCTGCGGGTTCGCAACGATGGCGTGCCGATCGTCGGCTTTACCTGGTATTCGCTGACCGACCAGGTCGACTGGGATACGGCGCTTCGCGAACGCAACGGCCGGGTCAATCCGTTGGGGCTGTTCGATCTGGATCGCAAGATCCGCAAGGTGGGCGAGGAATACAAGCGCCTGATTGCGGCATGGTGCAATGTCCTGCCAACCCAGAGCGTCTGCCTGAAGGTTCCGGTCCTTTCCATCGAGGAATTCGGCACGCGCCACGCCCGCGAACTGGAAGCAGAGGCGCGCGAGTTCCTGAATCGGCCCCAGACGACCGCCAGCCTGCACGAGCACGGCTGA
- a CDS encoding family 1 glycosylhydrolase yields MIDGVRHDQMEKCGHYQRWQEDIDRVQQVGTRYLRFGPALHRSYLGPDHFDWEHADAVLDTLRSKDIIPIADLCRFGVPDWIGDFQNPDLPHLFARYAKAFAERYPWVQFYTPVSAIYTSALTSAKLGLFNEGLSDDTSFVTALKHLAAASVLAMREILHVRPDAIFIHNERAAYFHADSPEAIAFAETLNAMRFVALDLVFGLRVDSAMYEFLRDNGMSREEYAFFMETRLARHCVMGTDYYPANERRVAEDGSRREAGETLGYGDIAGQYYQRYRLPVMHTETSAPEVDGQDPTFWLWKEWANALRVRNSGIPLVGFTWYPLIDQVAWNESGRWEGSLVHGASNPVGLFDLDRNMRPVGHAYRRLIAGWRDLLPAQSVCLLMPVVLPSEYNLPLSRRRRETIHRYYTQRSSQMPPNPFAR; encoded by the coding sequence ATGATCGACGGCGTCCGCCATGACCAGATGGAGAAGTGCGGGCACTACCAGCGCTGGCAGGAAGACATCGACCGGGTGCAGCAGGTCGGCACGCGCTACTTGCGCTTCGGCCCGGCGCTGCACCGAAGCTATCTTGGGCCCGATCATTTCGATTGGGAACATGCGGATGCGGTGCTCGACACCCTGCGTTCGAAGGACATTATTCCCATTGCCGACCTGTGTCGTTTCGGCGTGCCCGACTGGATTGGTGACTTCCAGAACCCGGACTTGCCACACCTGTTTGCGCGTTATGCCAAGGCCTTTGCGGAGCGTTATCCGTGGGTGCAATTCTATACGCCGGTCAGTGCGATCTACACCTCTGCACTGACCTCGGCGAAGCTCGGCCTGTTCAACGAGGGCCTTAGCGACGACACCAGTTTCGTTACGGCATTGAAGCATCTCGCGGCTGCCAGCGTGCTGGCGATGCGGGAAATCCTGCACGTTAGACCGGATGCAATCTTCATCCATAATGAACGAGCCGCTTATTTTCACGCGGACAGTCCCGAAGCCATAGCCTTCGCAGAGACGCTTAACGCGATGCGATTCGTCGCGCTTGATCTCGTGTTCGGCCTCCGCGTCGATTCGGCGATGTACGAGTTCCTCCGTGACAATGGCATGAGCCGCGAGGAATACGCCTTCTTCATGGAAACACGCCTTGCCCGCCATTGCGTCATGGGCACCGATTACTATCCCGCCAACGAACGTCGTGTCGCAGAGGATGGCAGCCGCCGGGAAGCGGGCGAAACGCTGGGCTATGGCGACATCGCCGGGCAGTATTACCAGCGCTATCGCCTGCCGGTCATGCACACGGAAACGAGCGCTCCCGAAGTGGATGGCCAGGATCCGACATTCTGGCTGTGGAAGGAATGGGCGAACGCGCTGCGCGTCCGCAACAGCGGCATCCCGCTTGTCGGCTTCACCTGGTATCCGTTGATCGACCAGGTGGCGTGGAACGAATCCGGCCGCTGGGAAGGCTCGCTCGTCCACGGGGCTTCCAATCCGGTCGGCCTGTTCGACCTGGATCGCAACATGCGGCCGGTGGGCCACGCCTATCGCCGCCTTATCGCGGGCTGGCGAGACCTGCTGCCGGCGCAGAGCGTCTGCCTGCTGATGCCGGTGGTACTGCCCAGCGAATACAACCTGCCTCTATCGCGCCGGCGGCGGGAGACAATCCATCGCTATTACACCCAGCGCAGCAGCCAGATGCCACCCAATCCTTTCGCCCGGTAA
- a CDS encoding 2-dehydro-3-deoxygalactonokinase, protein MNTETIQSAIHPNQNHPNRNRPPLCFVRHAVWPPPRWGIALETPPGVGMKNWSNEFIGVDWGTTNLRAYRIGCDGGIQESFEDVLGVSAVSDGNFAGIVRELRETLGNLPMLLSGMIGSSIGWRTTPYVAAPASLEDIAAKITWVEPRWTGLLPGISVLTNSRADVMRGEEVQLLGYQSEHGLTQYTICHPGTHTKWAKVRGGKVEDFRSVMTGEQFSLLKEHSLLKAMMHGRVEPDRSFLEAVETGWSGVELTAELFTVRANVLLSRLPECRAASTVSGLLIGMDLRTGLRLAGHDLIVVLGDPALVRLYTAAIEHIGKDCEPAEGATAFVAGMTRIKEMIQ, encoded by the coding sequence ATGAATACGGAAACAATTCAGTCTGCAATTCATCCAAATCAGAATCATCCGAATCGGAACAGGCCGCCACTCTGCTTTGTTCGGCATGCGGTATGGCCGCCGCCGAGGTGGGGAATAGCTCTAGAAACGCCGCCGGGGGTGGGAATGAAAAACTGGTCTAACGAATTCATCGGAGTGGATTGGGGGACAACAAATCTGCGCGCTTACAGGATAGGTTGCGACGGAGGCATCCAGGAGTCTTTCGAGGACGTCTTGGGTGTTTCTGCCGTGTCCGACGGCAATTTCGCAGGCATCGTCCGCGAATTGCGCGAGACCTTGGGAAATCTTCCGATGCTACTTTCGGGCATGATCGGCTCGTCGATCGGCTGGCGGACCACACCCTATGTCGCCGCGCCGGCAAGTCTGGAGGACATCGCCGCGAAGATCACGTGGGTCGAGCCACGCTGGACCGGATTGCTCCCCGGTATCTCTGTTCTCACCAACAGCAGGGCTGACGTGATGCGCGGCGAAGAGGTGCAATTGCTCGGCTACCAGTCCGAACACGGGCTCACGCAATATACCATTTGCCACCCCGGCACCCACACCAAGTGGGCCAAGGTTCGCGGCGGCAAAGTGGAGGATTTCCGGTCGGTCATGACTGGCGAGCAATTTTCGCTCCTGAAAGAGCACAGCCTGCTCAAGGCGATGATGCATGGTCGGGTCGAGCCAGACCGAAGCTTCCTCGAAGCGGTCGAAACCGGCTGGTCGGGCGTGGAGTTGACCGCCGAACTGTTCACGGTCCGCGCCAACGTCCTCCTCTCGCGCCTGCCCGAGTGCCGGGCAGCATCGACGGTCAGCGGCCTGCTGATCGGGATGGACCTGCGCACGGGTCTGCGCCTTGCCGGGCATGACTTGATCGTGGTTCTGGGCGATCCGGCGCTGGTCCGCCTCTACACGGCCGCAATCGAGCACATCGGCAAGGATTGCGAACCGGCAGAAGGCGCAACGGCCTTCGTGGCAGGCATGACCCGGATCAAGGAAATGATCCAGTGA
- the dgoD gene encoding galactonate dehydratase — translation MPSIRSIETFAVPPRWVFVRVEADDGTVGWGEASLEGHAEAVIGAFEAFRDRFIGHDADRIEDIWQTGFRLGFYRGGPVLMSALSGLDQALWDLLGKRLGLPVWQLLGGCVRQKVPVYAWIGGDRPHDVATAARQRQDQGFGAVKMNATADMGWLDSPRSLDASIERLVAVRELGMDVGLDFHGRVHRSMARQLIRAVEPHRPLFVEEPVLSEHLEALAEVTRGSAVPIALGERLYSRWDFKPFLAGGLVDIIQPDLSHAGGISECRRIAAAAECHDVALAPHCPLGPLAFAACVQIAVTSINFAIQEMPIGIHYNFAEADLPTYVRNAEVFRVEQGMIAALDGPGLGVEIDEDRVREAASAGQMRWRNPAWRGPDGAVREW, via the coding sequence GTGCCTTCGATCCGGTCGATTGAAACCTTCGCGGTTCCGCCGCGCTGGGTATTCGTCCGCGTTGAAGCCGATGACGGCACCGTCGGCTGGGGGGAAGCCAGCCTCGAAGGGCATGCCGAGGCGGTTATCGGCGCGTTCGAGGCCTTCCGCGATCGCTTCATCGGCCATGATGCGGACCGCATCGAGGACATCTGGCAGACCGGCTTCCGGCTGGGCTTCTATCGCGGCGGACCGGTGCTGATGTCTGCGCTCTCGGGGCTTGACCAGGCCCTGTGGGACTTGCTGGGCAAGCGGCTCGGCCTGCCGGTGTGGCAACTGCTTGGCGGCTGCGTCAGACAGAAAGTTCCCGTCTATGCATGGATCGGCGGCGACAGGCCGCATGACGTCGCAACCGCAGCGCGCCAAAGACAGGATCAGGGGTTCGGGGCGGTCAAGATGAACGCGACGGCGGACATGGGCTGGCTCGATAGCCCGCGCTCGCTTGACGCATCGATCGAACGGCTGGTTGCGGTCCGTGAACTGGGAATGGACGTTGGACTCGATTTTCACGGGCGGGTCCACCGAAGCATGGCCCGGCAACTGATCCGCGCGGTCGAACCCCATCGTCCGCTTTTCGTCGAGGAGCCGGTGCTATCGGAGCATCTTGAAGCACTCGCCGAAGTAACCCGCGGGTCTGCCGTGCCCATTGCCCTTGGCGAGCGCCTGTACAGCCGGTGGGATTTCAAGCCCTTCCTTGCAGGCGGCCTGGTGGACATCATCCAGCCGGACCTCAGCCATGCGGGGGGCATCTCCGAATGCCGACGGATCGCGGCGGCAGCAGAATGCCATGACGTTGCTCTGGCGCCGCATTGCCCGTTGGGGCCGCTTGCCTTCGCCGCCTGCGTCCAGATCGCGGTCACCTCAATCAACTTTGCCATCCAGGAAATGCCGATCGGCATCCATTACAACTTCGCCGAGGCAGACCTGCCAACCTATGTCCGCAATGCCGAGGTGTTCCGGGTGGAACAGGGCATGATCGCGGCGCTGGATGGCCCCGGACTTGGCGTGGAGATCGACGAAGACCGGGTCCGCGAAGCAGCCTCTGCCGGGCAGATGCGCTGGCGCAATCCAGCTTGGCGCGGCCCGGACGGAGCGGTTCGCGAGTGGTAG